DNA from Rubripirellula lacrimiformis:
TCGTTCGGTGGTGGACACGCCCATAGTGGAACGATGATCTACCAGGGTGGACGATGGCCTGCACCGTACGACGGCAAACTGTTCACACTGAATTTCCACGGCCGACGTGCCAACCAGGAAATCCTACAGCCCGAAGGAAGTGGTTATGTGGCCCGCCACGGCGAGGACTTCCTGATCGCTTCGGACACTTGGTTTCGCGGCATGGAAATGGAAAGCGGCCCCGATGGCAACGCGTTCGTGTTGGATTGGAGCGACACCGGGGAATGCCACGAACACACCGGCGTGCACCGAACCAGCGGGCGAATTTTCAAAGTTTCGTCGACCGAATCACGGCCCATGACGACCATGCCGACGGGCGACCTGCGTGACTGGTCTATCGACCAATTGCTGGACACGATCCAGCAAACCAACGACTGGTACGTCCGACAAGCAAGACTGGAACTGACCCGGCGATCAGCAGCCGGTGTCGACATGACGGACGCCCAAGCCGCCTTGAAACAGTCAATCAGCCAGTCCAAGGATCAACGCGAACAGATTCAATCGATGCTGACACTGCACTGCATCGGAGGCACCGATGATTCGTTCCTGCGGGACATGTTGGCCCACGATTCGGCGCATGCCAGGTCTTGGGCGATTCGGATGCTGTCGCAATCATGGCCGATCGACGACGCACTTGGGCCAGCTTGGGTGGATCCAAACTTGGCTGCGTCGCTGAAGGATCAAATTCAAACGTGGCTGCCAGCTTTGCAACGCATCGCAAAATCCGACCCCGCTGCGAGTGTGCGATTGACCTTGGCATCGACTCTGCAGCGACTGCCTGTGGATCTTCGCAGCCAGCTTGCGATGGGCTTGGTCACTCACGCCTCGGATGCAGACGACCACAACCTACCGCTGATGATCTGGTACGGACTGATCCCCGTTGGCGCTGAATCGCCCGGCGACCTAGTGCCGATCGCGGCCCAGTGCGAACTGCCCACGACGCTGCGTCTGATCGCTCGCTGTTTGGCCGAACAGATGAATGAATCGCCCCAACCGATCGATGACCTGTTGGCGGCGGCATTGAAACGAAACGACGTTGCGTTCACCGCTGCGGTTTTGGCCGGCATTGCCGAGGGCGTCAAAGGGTGGCAACAGGCACCCAAACCGTCGAACTGGGATCGGATTGCAAAGATAGAATCCGCCCCGATCCAATCGACCGTTCGCGAACTGAGTGTTGTGTTCGGTGACGGACGGGCGATCGAAGAACTGAAACAGATCGCGTTGGGAAAAACCGATGCGGATTCCGAGATACGATTGTCGGCTCTGGCCACGCTGATCCAAAGCGAACCCGACGACCTGCAACAGATCTGCCAAACACTGCTTCGCGACGCGCGGATGAACGTGTTGGCCGCCCAGGGTTTGTCGAAGTTTGACGTGCCGGAAATTGGCGATTCGCTAGTACAGAACTATCGGCGATTCCGAGCACCCCAGCGTCCCAAAATCATGTCGATCCTGGTTTCGCGTCCATCGTTTGCGGCTGCCATGCTAGAGGGCATCCGGGATGGCAAGATCCCACGACAAGACCTATCGGCGTACCAAGTTCGACAGATCCATAGCATGGGCGATGAACGGTTGGCCAAAACGGTGGGACAGGTATGGGGCGAGGTGCGTGACACGCCGCAGGCCAAACAACAGGCGATCCAAACACTGAAGAAAACGTTGACCGATGACGCGTTGGCCGGCGCCGACAAAACGCAGGGCAGGGCACTGTTCGCCAAAACCTGCCAAACCTGTCACAAGCTGTACGGCGAAGGTGCCAAGGTCGGTCCCGACCTAACCGGTGCGAACCGAGCCAACATGGATTACCTGCTATCCAACATCGTCGACCCCAGTGCGGTGGTCGACAAAGATTTTCGGATGTCGATCCTGTTGTTGGATGATGACCGGATCGTCAACGGGTTGGTGGCCGCCGAAACCGACCGAACATTGACTCTGCAAACGGCAACCGAGTCGCTGACGATCGCCAAAGAATCGATCACCAGTCGCAAGATCACCGAAAAGTCGCCGATGCCCGACGGGCTATTGGAAACCCTGACGCAGGAACAAATTCGCGACTTGGTTGGTTACCTGCGACACCCCAGCCAGGTGCCGTTGCCAGCAGGCGTCGATGGCCAAGGGCAAACGCTACCCTGATGACTGAAGGAACTTGGCGACCTGTGCACGAATTTGCTTGCCACTGGACAGCTTCAAAACGTCGGCGGCAAGTTCACACAATTGGTCGATTTTCAGTTTGCCAAGCATCGCCTTGAGTTCAAAAATGGACGGCGAGGACACTGAAAACTCGCGCAGTCCCATCCCCACCAAGATGGCAAAGCATTCTGGATCGCTGGCCATTTCGCCGCAGATGCACAATCCTTTGCCGCGTCGCCCGGTGACGCTGACCATGTGGGCGATCGCCGACAACACCGCCGGGTGAAGCGAATCGTAGTAATGGTGCACTGCCGGATTCCCGCGATCAGCAGCCAACAGATACTGAATCAAATCGTTGGTACCCAAAGCGAAAAAGTCGACTTCATCGGCGAAATGGTCGGCCATCATGATGGCTGCGGGAACCTCGACCATCACACCCAAGGGCACGTTCGGAATCTCCCAGCCTTGAGCCGCTAGATTCTGTTTCGCTTCGGCGACCACTTCTTTGCAGGCGATGATTTCTTCCATGTTGGTGACCATCGGGAACATCAACCGAACGTCACCGTGGGTAGCCGCCATCAACACGGCTTCGATTTGGGCTAGAAACATTTCGCGTTGATCCAACGACACCCGCACGCTTCGCCAACCCAGGAACGGATTGAGTTCTTTGGGAGCGTCAAAGTAGGGCAACATTTTGTCGCCACCGATATCCAGCGTTCGAATCGTCACGGTTTGATTGGGAAAACCTTCGACGACGCTGCTGTAAATCTGATATTGGGTCTGTCGATCGGGAAAGCTGGATCTGGCCATGTAGGGCAGTTCGGTGCGATACAGGCCCACCCCTTCGGCGCCGTATTGTTGGGCAATGGCGACGTCGCTAAGCAAACCGATGTTGGCCAACAGTTTGACTTTCGTGCCGTCAAGCGTGACCGCCGCACGATCCTTGTACTGCTGCAGTTCGGCTTGCTGGCGTCGACCATCCAATTCCAGACGCTGATACTCGCGTCGGATTTCATCGGCTGGTTGGATGTGCAAGCTGCCGCTGGCGGAATCTAAGATCAGTTCCACACCGGCTTCGATTCGCCGTGTCGCACCGGCCACGCCAATCAGTGTGGGGATGCCCAACGACTTTGCAACGATGACCGCATGCCCATTGGAATCCGAGGCTTCCAGGACCAAACCCAAGATTCGGGCGTGGTCCAGCAAGGCGATGTCCGATGGCAACAACTGTTTGGCGACCACGATCGCGGCGTACGGCAACTGGATCACTTCGCGCGCCTGTCCGCACATCCCGGCGACCAAGCGGCGACCGATGTCTTCCATATCCGTGGCGCGATCGCGCAGATACGGATCTTCCATCTGGCGGAACGTTTCGACGTATTCACTGATGACGTGCTTGATGGCGACCGTGGCGCTGCGACCGTCTTGAATCAGCAACCGAATCTTGTCGATCAACACCCTGTCCTGCAGGATCATCAGGTGGCTGTGGAAGATTGCCGCGTCGTCTTCGCCCAATTTCTGGGCGATGCGTTTTTCCAAACAAAGCGTTTCGATCTTGGCCTTTTCAACAGCCTCGGCGAATCGTTCCAGTTCCACATCAGGACTGACCGGACAATAGTCGCCGATTTCGGCAACGCCTAAATGTTCATCGATCAGGTAGGCCGGCCCCATGGCAACGCCGCCAAACCCGAGCTCGCCCTTCAGCATCGCACTGGTCGGATCCGTCGTTTTCGATGCCAACGCAGACGACGACGGGGTGGCCGAATCGCGTTGCAATCGATCCATCAGGTGGGCGCTGTGGACGATCGACGAAAGCTGGAATCCGATCGTGGTTAGCGTGCTAATTTCGATCGCACTGAATTCGCGCGGTTCGACCGTCTGGATCGCCATCACACCGATCAATCGTTGGCGATCGCTTAGCGGGATCCCTAAGAACGAGTGATACAGTTCTTCGTTCGAATTGACGACGTAATGGAAACGTGGGTGCGATTGGGGTTCGCCAACGTTGACGACCGATCGCGTCTCGGCGGTGTAGCCGATCAATCCTTCGCTAAGCCCCAAACTGATCCGGCCAACCGATTCGGGTGACAGCCCGATCGTCGCGCGAAGCACCAAACGATCTTCTTCGCATAGGTAGATCGAACAAGCTTCCGTTTCCATCCGGTCGGCGACCAAACGCACAATGTTCAGCAACGTCTGTTCGAGCCCACGCGACTGCAGAATCAGCTTGCTGATGTCTTCCAACGTCGCCAACCCGATCCGTTCGTGCTTGGCATCGTCGTTGTCGTAAAACGATTGCGGTTGGACCATGATCAGAACGCGACACAAGCGGATGAGAAAAGAAAAAGCAATGGAACGAAAAGCGACCCAACGGATC
Protein-coding regions in this window:
- the ptsP gene encoding phosphoenolpyruvate--protein phosphotransferase is translated as MVQPQSFYDNDDAKHERIGLATLEDISKLILQSRGLEQTLLNIVRLVADRMETEACSIYLCEEDRLVLRATIGLSPESVGRISLGLSEGLIGYTAETRSVVNVGEPQSHPRFHYVVNSNEELYHSFLGIPLSDRQRLIGVMAIQTVEPREFSAIEISTLTTIGFQLSSIVHSAHLMDRLQRDSATPSSSALASKTTDPTSAMLKGELGFGGVAMGPAYLIDEHLGVAEIGDYCPVSPDVELERFAEAVEKAKIETLCLEKRIAQKLGEDDAAIFHSHLMILQDRVLIDKIRLLIQDGRSATVAIKHVISEYVETFRQMEDPYLRDRATDMEDIGRRLVAGMCGQAREVIQLPYAAIVVAKQLLPSDIALLDHARILGLVLEASDSNGHAVIVAKSLGIPTLIGVAGATRRIEAGVELILDSASGSLHIQPADEIRREYQRLELDGRRQQAELQQYKDRAAVTLDGTKVKLLANIGLLSDVAIAQQYGAEGVGLYRTELPYMARSSFPDRQTQYQIYSSVVEGFPNQTVTIRTLDIGGDKMLPYFDAPKELNPFLGWRSVRVSLDQREMFLAQIEAVLMAATHGDVRLMFPMVTNMEEIIACKEVVAEAKQNLAAQGWEIPNVPLGVMVEVPAAIMMADHFADEVDFFALGTNDLIQYLLAADRGNPAVHHYYDSLHPAVLSAIAHMVSVTGRRGKGLCICGEMASDPECFAILVGMGLREFSVSSPSIFELKAMLGKLKIDQLCELAADVLKLSSGKQIRAQVAKFLQSSG
- a CDS encoding PVC-type heme-binding CxxCH protein, which translates into the protein MNVSAALFRTLVVLIITGQSVACGDFPELFNTEPLSDETLMSADEAAAKMKLPAGFRATAFAAEPDVQNPIAMSWDSKGRLWIAENYTYAQPSERFQLDLRDRVIILDGADGDQVKTRTVFTDNVQMLTGLEVGRDGVWLMCPPKLLFIPDRDHDDVPDNAGEVVLDGFEVAQANYHNFANGLKFGPDGWLYGRCGGSCPGRIGKPGAADHQRLAMEGGIWRYHPDTGQTEVLTTGTTNPWGHDWDEFGEMFFVNTVNGHLWHMIPGAHFVRPFTLDPNPRTYELIDFHADHWHFDTTGAWNQSRDGVANSFGGGHAHSGTMIYQGGRWPAPYDGKLFTLNFHGRRANQEILQPEGSGYVARHGEDFLIASDTWFRGMEMESGPDGNAFVLDWSDTGECHEHTGVHRTSGRIFKVSSTESRPMTTMPTGDLRDWSIDQLLDTIQQTNDWYVRQARLELTRRSAAGVDMTDAQAALKQSISQSKDQREQIQSMLTLHCIGGTDDSFLRDMLAHDSAHARSWAIRMLSQSWPIDDALGPAWVDPNLAASLKDQIQTWLPALQRIAKSDPAASVRLTLASTLQRLPVDLRSQLAMGLVTHASDADDHNLPLMIWYGLIPVGAESPGDLVPIAAQCELPTTLRLIARCLAEQMNESPQPIDDLLAAALKRNDVAFTAAVLAGIAEGVKGWQQAPKPSNWDRIAKIESAPIQSTVRELSVVFGDGRAIEELKQIALGKTDADSEIRLSALATLIQSEPDDLQQICQTLLRDARMNVLAAQGLSKFDVPEIGDSLVQNYRRFRAPQRPKIMSILVSRPSFAAAMLEGIRDGKIPRQDLSAYQVRQIHSMGDERLAKTVGQVWGEVRDTPQAKQQAIQTLKKTLTDDALAGADKTQGRALFAKTCQTCHKLYGEGAKVGPDLTGANRANMDYLLSNIVDPSAVVDKDFRMSILLLDDDRIVNGLVAAETDRTLTLQTATESLTIAKESITSRKITEKSPMPDGLLETLTQEQIRDLVGYLRHPSQVPLPAGVDGQGQTLP